GTCGCCGGTAAAACCTACATCATCGTCTGGCAGTTTATTGCCAATACTGAGATAGATACCACTGTCGTCTCCTCCCAGAGAAGTAAAATCCTCTGGCGCATATACTTGGGTAGGATCTGGGTTTTCCAGCTGTTCTTCGGGCAGCTGATTGGCGCCCTTGATCGTGTAATACTGGTATACGCCGTCGCGGTCCCGTTGTAACGCATTGGTTCCAGCCTTGAACGTCAGGGAAATGCCGTACAGATCTTCGATGGGCAACTCAACATCCACGCGATGCCCGCTGTTGTCTTCTTCCATGGCTTCCCAGACGTTGTACTGGCCACCGACGCTGCCATCAAAGATCTGATAGCTGTTACGGTGAGAACTGCGATAGGTATAGCGGCTGGCGTTGGGACGGTCGTATTCCGTGGCCGCTTCCATCAGCTGCCAATCGACACTCAATTCTCCCAGGTAGCGGGAAGGCAACGCGATCGCGTGCTCGCCCCACAGTTGATGGCTTAGCAGCTGCTCCTCGATCCAGTCTACGCGCTGGGATTTGATGCGCTCATAGGTCTCCCGCTTGATCGCGTCAATATCATTTTCCTGCAGTGGAGTGTCAGAACTCGGTGGCTGGTAACTGGTATCAATCTCCGCAGAGCTAGTGGTATGGCGCAGGGCAATATTGTTCAGGCCCAGTTGATGCCGGTCGTTGATATCCCACTGCAGGTTGAGCATGGCACTGAGATCGATCACATTGTTGGTGTCCTGCACCTCGCTCAGATCACGGAGCATAATGCGTTCGTGCTCGCCTTCACCCGTTTTGAGGTAGCGGAAATTGGTTTTGGTGTTGCTGCTCCATTTGTTGGCGTAGCGCAGGGCGCCGATCACGCCCAGGCGCTGGGTACCCAGCTCCCAGCTGTCGCCACCACTGAAACTCATGGAGGAATCGATGGGGGCCTCGCCGTATTGGATCTTATTGTGTGGAATACTCTGGCCCATGGCGATAATGGCGTCTTCATCGAAACCGCCGTAGCCACTTTCACCGCTTTTCATATCCACCCACTTGTTCAGGGTGAGCTTCAGCTCCTCCGGCAGTTCGCGGCTACCATCGTCCATACCCAGCCAGTCGCGGTCGCCCTCGGTGCCAGACATCAGCAGGTCATCACCGTGCATATCGCCGCGAGTGGCGGAGTAGGAAAATTTGAAAAAGCCCTGTTCGGGGATATCCCGGGTTTTCATGCTGATATGACCGGCGGTGGCACTGCTGGGCACATCGGCGGTAGCACTTTTCTGCAGGCTCAGGCCCTGCATGATGCCGGCGGGAAAAATATCCAGCGGCAGGTCGCGGCGGGCGGGATCGGTGCTGGGGAGGGTGGCACCGTTTAAATCCGTCGACTGGTAGCGGCTTTTCATACCGCGCACCACCGCGTAGCGATCATCTTCCAGGGAGACCCCCACCACGCGCTTGAGCGCGCTGCTGACCATGGAATCGTCAAAGCGGGAGATCTGGGTAAAGTCGATGCTGTCCACCACGGAGGAAGAAATACGCTCGATCTCGATGGGGTTGCCGGGCAGGTAGCGGCCCACCACCTGTAACTCTTCGATCGCACCGCCTGTGGCCGTATTGTTCCCGGGGCCAGCGAACACATCTGCCGTACTCATCGCCACATCCACTGCCAGGTTCATCTGCGGCAGTACCCGCAGCCGGTTAAGCTGGCTGGGGCGGTAATCACTGTGGGCAAGTTGCAGTTGATAGACGCCGGGGGGCAGTTCCAGCTCAAATTTGCCGTAGCGGTCGCTCACCGCACTTACGTCACTGCCGACCACGCTCACGGTGACGTTGCGCAGCGGGGCCTGGTTATCCTTGCTGAGCACGGTGCCCTGAATCAGGCCCGGAGCGAGGTTTTCCTGAGACTCAATCAGGCCGGTAATTACACCACCGTCCTGGTGCAATTGATCCATATCCACTCGCTGCAGGGAGTGGGTGGTTTCACCACTGTCGGAAGCGCGATTGACGGTAACCAGTGCCGCCTGGTCTTCACTGATGGAGAAGTCGTAGGGAATTTCCTCCTCGCCCATACGCAGCACCAGATGGTGGCGGCCGCCCGTCAGGTCGCTGTGCCAGAATTTTTCCCCGGTGTTGGTGGTGCCGATCTGCTCGCCGTTCAGCAGCACTTCTGCCGCACCCTGGGGCTTGCCGTCTGTGAATACTTCCAACCTGAGTGCCGCGGCCTGCGCCTGGCTGCCGACGGCAAGCCCGATGGCGCTGGCCAGTAGCGTTTTAGAAAGTCGAGATCCCATGTCTCCCCCACTTCAAACCTGAAAAATAAAAAATCGATGGCGTCGCCGTGCGGGCCATCGTGACTGATTGTTGTCGGGCGTTTTTATCGGATACGCGCTAAGCAACGCCTTCAAAGACGATGCGGGGCGCAATCGGCGACAGGAAAAGCGTGAAGATTTGGTGAAGGTTTTATGGACGGGCTATCAACAAACTGGTGTTGATAGAAATAAGAAAACCGGCGGGAGTCGCCGGTTTTCTTTACTGCTGTTGTGCTGCGGTTTTATTACCGCGCTCGATTATTCCTCCAACGGCGGGTAGGCATTTTCTACCAGCACCTGGAAGGCTTCCGGGAACCAGCGGCCCGCGTGCGGAGCGTTGTCCAGGGCACCGGTGCCGACGGAGCTGTCGTAGCGGTTCGGGGCATATGGATCACACATGGGGTCGTGCCGCTTGGCCGGATCGTTGGGGTCCGGTGTGAAGTTGGGATCGCTCACACCATCGGACTCCCCTTGGGGTTTCACCCACACATACGCGTCGATGCCCGGCGCCGGTTCTGCCTGCGGGCGGAATCCCACACCACCGGGCTGGTTACACCAGTTGCCGCGATGCACCCGGCGGTCGATACGGCTCTCACTCACATAGGTGTTGAGGTCGGTACTGGTGGACGGGCCGGTGGGCCGATCCGCGCCACCCCACCCATTACGGCCGGTATCAATCAGCATGCCGAGGGTTTCCGGAGCACCGCGGGCAACCATGGCTTCGCGCCAGTCCTGGGCAAAGGTGAGCTCTTCCAGGTAGTCGTTCCACTCGTAGAAATCCGCTGCACGTACCGGCTGGCCACCCACGTTCAGGGTCGGATCCGGCAGGTAAGGTTCTTCCACCGGAGTATAGTTGGAGGAGTTGGTGACGAAGCCGGCAACGCTGTCCCAGCCTGCATCGGTGGACTCCACCACATCGCCGATCAGGTCGATTGCAGGACCGAAGTTGCTGCTCCAGCCAAGCCAGCCCGAATGGGCGATGTCCACGTAGGAATAAACATTATCCAGCGGCGCCAACTGGTTCAGCGCGTAGCGGATACCGTCGCGATAACCACCGGGGCCATCCGCTTCCTGACAGTCCGGCAGGCTGATATTGGTAATCAGGTTCGGCAGCGAATCCACTTCGATGATAGTGACGATATTTATATCGGCGTAAGCCGGGTCTGCGAGGACCTCTACCAGCGGATCGATGTATTCGGTCTGGTAGCGCTCAAAGCCATTCTCAGCGATCAGCAGTTCACCGTTAGACGCAAGCGCGGCGC
The Microbulbifer celer DNA segment above includes these coding regions:
- a CDS encoding glycoside hydrolase family 6 protein, coding for MNFFTERNTTRRWLYAGLGSVASLLWGAQALAAQASMNIVSDWGGGFQAEVTVVNDGTEPLTDWNLSFDMAVDIDNIWNGVVESHNGSSYVLASAGYNNEIPVGGQVTIGFVAFPGGQSAVEISVDGEGGSSSGGSSSSSSSSSSSSSSSSSSSSSSSSSSGGSSSSSSSSSSGSGGSGSSGGRLDNPFTASSNWYVNPDWAENAMNEPGGAAIADVSSAVWMDRIGALTDGRGLRGHLDAALAQGADLFMVVVYNLPNRDCAALASNGELLIAENGFERYQTEYIDPLVEVLADPAYADINIVTIIEVDSLPNLITNISLPDCQEADGPGGYRDGIRYALNQLAPLDNVYSYVDIAHSGWLGWSSNFGPAIDLIGDVVESTDAGWDSVAGFVTNSSNYTPVEEPYLPDPTLNVGGQPVRAADFYEWNDYLEELTFAQDWREAMVARGAPETLGMLIDTGRNGWGGADRPTGPSTSTDLNTYVSESRIDRRVHRGNWCNQPGGVGFRPQAEPAPGIDAYVWVKPQGESDGVSDPNFTPDPNDPAKRHDPMCDPYAPNRYDSSVGTGALDNAPHAGRWFPEAFQVLVENAYPPLEE
- a CDS encoding TonB-dependent receptor translates to MGSRLSKTLLASAIGLAVGSQAQAAALRLEVFTDGKPQGAAEVLLNGEQIGTTNTGEKFWHSDLTGGRHHLVLRMGEEEIPYDFSISEDQAALVTVNRASDSGETTHSLQRVDMDQLHQDGGVITGLIESQENLAPGLIQGTVLSKDNQAPLRNVTVSVVGSDVSAVSDRYGKFELELPPGVYQLQLAHSDYRPSQLNRLRVLPQMNLAVDVAMSTADVFAGPGNNTATGGAIEELQVVGRYLPGNPIEIERISSSVVDSIDFTQISRFDDSMVSSALKRVVGVSLEDDRYAVVRGMKSRYQSTDLNGATLPSTDPARRDLPLDIFPAGIMQGLSLQKSATADVPSSATAGHISMKTRDIPEQGFFKFSYSATRGDMHGDDLLMSGTEGDRDWLGMDDGSRELPEELKLTLNKWVDMKSGESGYGGFDEDAIIAMGQSIPHNKIQYGEAPIDSSMSFSGGDSWELGTQRLGVIGALRYANKWSSNTKTNFRYLKTGEGEHERIMLRDLSEVQDTNNVIDLSAMLNLQWDINDRHQLGLNNIALRHTTSSAEIDTSYQPPSSDTPLQENDIDAIKRETYERIKSQRVDWIEEQLLSHQLWGEHAIALPSRYLGELSVDWQLMEAATEYDRPNASRYTYRSSHRNSYQIFDGSVGGQYNVWEAMEEDNSGHRVDVELPIEDLYGISLTFKAGTNALQRDRDGVYQYYTIKGANQLPEEQLENPDPTQVYAPEDFTSLGGDDSGIYLSIGNKLPDDDVGFTGDSYLVEQDFTANYALLEANLYEKLKINLGTRRETFLLEGEQYAYTPEPLTELLDEERNTPSVSFTYLFNDAWQLRAAWSETVSWPEIFEVMPRTFTDIETLERYRGNPELKPADIENMDLRLEWYPSDTESITLALFSKDITNAIENRFDRIGDQFDYYTFDNAGFAEVTGIELDMRREFVLGTDQGHELFVQFNYTDITSEVEVTEGSHVFAQQIERPLQGQPEYIANLQLGYDHVDTGQEVTLVFNRKGEELAVASAGNNATPANVYRLAYNDLRLIYKKNFLSGLSLSASVDNLLDEEHVLEYEDYNTPYLQYASGRRFKLKASYDF